A region from the Canis lupus dingo isolate Sandy chromosome 9, ASM325472v2, whole genome shotgun sequence genome encodes:
- the NSRP1 gene encoding nuclear speckle splicing regulatory protein 1 isoform X3: MKQTKLEIQKALAEDSTVYEYDSIYDEMQKKREENNPKLLLGKDRKPKYIHNLLKAVEIRKKEQEKRMEKKIQREREMEKGEFDDKEAFVTSAYKKKLQERAEEEEREKRAAALEARLDVTKQKDLSGFYRHLLNQAVGEEEVPTCSFREARSEIKEEKSRGYSDELSSENRIIPREKCSLQTVVQVGENPDADSDFDANSEDDEMEENNKVNCRRKKITETSESDSKHQRHSPSSSEEREHGIKCHTKRSKSRVHEKREDQHQERQSRDNENYYTDRDYRKEKKDSHRHRDAGHRDSHWKRHEHEDKLRGRDQRERKDRDWKREKYSLREQERDRQRNEHDRHSEKGEEKEEKSKEKEEHMKARKERHENSDKYRDREQQEINVQSSGRNRDKKESSPNSRAKDRFFDRERSNKMRNTEKDKERNSEKPSSSETSLGAKHRLTEECQEMGKEQEKPHEVGNKFAKRSNEETVMSARDRYLARQMARVNAKTYIEKEDD, translated from the exons CCCAAGTATATTCACAACTTACTAAAAGCAGTTGAGAtcagaaaaaaggaacaagaaaagagaatggaaaagaaaatacaaagagaacGAGAAATGGAGAAGGGAGAGTTTGATGATAAGGAGGCATTTGTGACATCTGCTTATAAGAAAAAACTGCAAGAGAGagctgaagaggaagaaagagagaaaagggctGCTGCACTAGAAG CACGTTTGGATGTAACCAAGCAGAAAGATCTCAGTGGATTTTATAGACACCTATTAAATCAAGCAGTTGGTGAAGAGGAAGTACCTACATGCAGCTTTCGTGAAGCCAG gtctgagataaaggaagagaaatcaaggGGTTATTCTGATGAATTAAGTTCAGAGAACAGAATAATACCACGTGAGAAATGCAGTCTCCAAACTGTTGTGCAAGTAGGGGAAAACCCAGATGCAGACAGTGACTTTGATGCTAATAGTGAGGAtgatgaaatggaagaaaataataaagtgaactgcagaaggaaaaaaatcacagagactTCTGAGAGTGACTCCAAGCATCAGAGGCACTCCCCATCTTCTAGTGAAGAAAGAGAGCATGGTATCAAATGCCATACAAAAAGGTCCAAGTCAAGAGTTCATGAGAAAAGGGAAGATCAGCACCAAGAGAGACAATCCAGGGATAATGAGAACTATTACACTGACCGTGATtaccgaaaagaaaagaaggattcCCATAGGCACAGAGATGCTGGTCATAGAGATTCCCACTGGAAGAGGCATGAACACGAAGATAAACTGAGGGGAAGagaccaaagagaaagaaaagacagagattggaaAAGGGAGAAATACTCCCtaagagaacaagaaagagataGACAACGAAATGAACATGACCGACAcagtgagaaaggagaagagaaggaagagaaaagcaaagaaaaggaagagcatatgaaagcaaggaaagaaagacatgaaaacaGTGATAAGTACAGAGATCGAGaacaacaagaaataaatgttcaatCTTCAGGAAGAAACcgagacaaaaaagaaagcagcCCAAATTCTAGGGCAAAGGATAGGTTTTTTGACCGGGAAAGAtccaataaaatgagaaatacggaaaaggacaaagaaagaaactcagagaAACCCTCCAGTTCTGAAACATCACTGGGAGCAAAACACAGACTCACAGAGGAATGTCAAGAGATGGGCAAAGAACAAGAGAAACCACATGAGGTGGGGAACAAGTTTGCAAAGCGAAGCAATGAAGAAACTGTAATGTCAGCTAGAGACAGATACCTGGCCAGACAAATGGCACGGGTTAATGCAAAGacatatattgaaaaagaagatgaTTGA